From the genome of Brassica oleracea var. oleracea cultivar TO1000 chromosome C4, BOL, whole genome shotgun sequence:
TAAAATTATAATAAAGAAAAAAACTTAAGAGGATGCTTGTAGATTGATTCCTTGACAGAGAATTATAAACTTCCAGTAGGACCGTTTGATAAAGAATCTACCAAAAATGTGCCTTTGTCTCGGGTGGGTAATGACGTGGAACATATGCAATGTTAATTTTTGTTTTTATTTATATTATCTAATCTACTGTACTTGCTCTATAGAATCTTGTATTGGACGGTCCCTAGTTCCACTTTCTCCACGTTAATTTGTCCTCCAATACCGTCCTACTACAGTCTCTTGCTAGAATCATTACAAAACTACTTAGTATAGAAAACTTACTCCAAAAATATGTTATGTGGGTAGCTTACTTTGTGGATAATATGTATATTAAGTATCAAACATTAGTTTGGGAACTCATAAGACATATTCCTTCATGAATCATGTAATTACCTACTTTTTATGGCTAAATTCATGCCTATTACATAGAATTTATATCTAGAAATGTTCACCATTTCACCGACCTTTATTTCTTGACATGTCGTAGAAAAATCTTGGACAAGACATAGAGTCATGTTTTTTTTACAAAAAAAAAGACAGAGATTCATGTTTTGAATGAATAAATGAGTAATTTGGGTTTTGCTATTACAGGTTCTTGGATAAAGCGGCCATTAAGACATGTTCGAAAGAGTCACCTTGTACGGTGACAAAAGTGGAAGTGGCAAAGCGTGTACTAGGGCTTACGTTGATATGGCTTGTCACTTTAATCCCAAGCACCTTATGGGCACAAGTCAATACTCTCTTCGTCAAACAAGGGACCACGCTGGACCGGAAACTCGGATCAGACTTCCAAATCCCTGCGGCTTCTCTTGGAAGCTTTGTTACCCTCTCAATGCTTGTCTCAGTGCCAATGTATGACCAATACTTTGTTCCCTTCATGCGCAAGAAAACCGGAAACCCTAGAGGGATCACTATACTCCAAAGGCTAGGGATAGGGTTTGTGATCCAAATTGTTGCAGTTGCTGTTGCTTCTGCCGTCGAGGTCAAGAGGATGCGCGTTATAAAGGAATTTCATATAACTAGCCCAAAAGAAGTTGTGCCTATGAGTATTTTCTGGCTGCTCCCTCAGTACTCTCTTCTAGGCATTGGGGATGTGTTCAACGCGATTGGTTTGCTTGAGTTTTTCTACGATCAGTCACCTGAAGAGATGCAGAGCCTTGGAACGACGTTTTTTACAAGTGGAATCGGTCTAGGGAACTTCTTGAACAGTTTCTTGGTGACTATGATTGATAAAATCACGAGTAAAGGGGGAGGGAAGAGTTGGATTGGGGATAATTTGAATGATTCTAGGCTAGATTACTATTATGGGTTTCTAGTGGTGATTTCGGTTGTGAACATGGGATTGTTCTTGTTGGCAGCTAGCAAGTATGTTTACAAGAGTGATGATACGAAAGAGTTTTGTGGAGGATGTGTTCAAATGGAGGCCAAAGCCTTAGACACATCTCCTCTTACTATCTAATTATAACAATGAGAGATGTGTATATATGGTTTTCTAGAAAATGTATAAGTTGTGGTATTCTGGTTAACATGATATGAATAAAACTTTAATGTTTAAAACTTGGAAGAACCAAGTTGTTTCTCAAGTTATATGGTTTTGTTCTACTTTCTGGACACAGAAATTGATTCTCATTGGTCGCATATACTTGAACATTAAAGTATTCATATGATCCTGGTTAAAAAAAAGATGGTTAATTGCCTCAAAATGGTTAATTTGGAAACCGACAGTCCTCTGCCTTCAGATTCAACCAACGATATAAAACTGTCAAGAAACTTAACTTAGAAACTCTTAACTACTATTAAATATGGATTAATCCTTTTCCCCTCTTAGTATTAAGATCACACGATTGGAATCGTACCAAGTAGAATAGTATGCTCCCTTAGGACAAGAGATAATTAAGTGACATAGTATGAAGCAACCGTGACACTGGACCAAACGTACATAACGTCGCATCCTATAAGGATTTTATCTTTGAAGGCTATCCAACCACAAAAGCTCTAGTCAATGGTTTTCAGTTTTAGGGATATAATAGCATGTATCAAATGGGTTTGAATTCGAATGATAACATGTCTTGCATAAATATGTCAATAAATATTTGGCAGCTATATGTTATTTTTCTTTGTCTAATCTCTAAAACTAATTTTATTTTGCAATTTTTGAACAAACCAAATTAACACCCAACATTGTTTGCATGAATCTGGTCAGCAATAAGCTAGATTGATTAATTCGATACGCTAAGGAAACCACCAATATAAAATAAAACAAAATTAAATTAAATGAGTTAGTAATAGTTAAATTCAGGTTACAGCTGACACTTTACCCAATCAATAAACACTATGCATATGTTGTGTACAGATCCAAAGCCAGCTATCACACAAAATTTGGCGCAAGTAGCTTTTTCTAGAATTAATTAATACTATTGTGTTGCTTGAATTTTAGAATAACAAAAATAAAATAAAGAAATTCGGTTAAGTATGCATGACTACTCATTAGTTGAATTTAAGCTACCCTAAATTGAAATGCACATATATGCATACTTCATTTAGATTTGATCAATGAAATATGGAAATTATTTATTTTCTGGTATATATGAAAATAAATAAATAAACTTCTACTCTTTTACTTGGCTTCCACATAAAAGGCCTAAAATAATCTTTTGACCTCGTATGATTTATTTGTTATCTAAAATATTAAAGTCTAAATAAACAACTAAACATTATGAATATACATTTTGATCGATTAATGACATGCTTGTTAACATCAACCTTCCTCCATTATATTTATTTAATTTAATTAATCGCCGACCACAAATTACCGAAATAAATTATATGTATGTGTATGCGTCTATAGAATGATTGAAATAAACTTTAACCGAAGTAGGAGTTGTTCTCACTTTCAATGTCGCCGTATTCTAATGGTCTTGTGGTTGGTTGAGAGAAAACACAAGAAGATGGAGGAGGCGGAGGATGAGCCGCCGTAGGTTGCGGTGGAGTCGACGGTGTTTGTGGCTGTGGTGCAATGACGGAGACGCCGCCAGAGTTGTGAAAACCGGCGACTTGAGGGTTGGAAGGTACGATCAAAGTTGCGACAGCTTCTCGTTGATTGTACTTGAGAATTTCGGATCGTACGGCTGTGAGCTCGGCTTGTAAAGCTTGAACTTGGTGTTGTAGAGCTGATATTGCTCCCATGCATCCGTATACCGGATCTCTTAGCCTCACGTTTGCTTCATACACGAGACTATTCGCCGCGTCTGCTCTCTGGTTTTCTGGTACTTCCTGGTTATTATTAAAAAAAATTTACATTAGGAGAATATTGCAAAACAAAATATTTTATTTTTGACGAAATCTCACACTAAACTTTTGTGATCAATGGTTTAACTTTTTTTATAATAAAAAGATACAAATGATCATAGATTGTATGAATATGAACTCTCATTTACTAGACATTCATAATATTACTATAGTTTAAAATTAAACTATATAACATAGAAAAATACTTAAATATGATCGTTTCTACATTTGTATTGAAAAAGTATTGAAACTTTAATATTTTAATTTTGAAATTTGCATTCAAAATATCGCACATTTAAAATTTTGTGTTTATCATATGAGTATGAATTCTCAATAATAAATATATATTAAAATATATTATATATCTATGTTCATGTCATTAAAATTTAGTTATATACCATATAAAATAAATAAAATGATTTTTTGATTTATTTACCAAAATAATATCGTAAATAAACAAAATGTATTGTTTTGATTTATGTCTCTACTCTAATTTAATTATACATAATACGTAAATAAATACAAATAAATAATAATAGATAAAAATTAGTTTTATATATAACATTCACCCCGCGCAAATTGAGACATAAAACTATATTATTATAAAACTATATTTCTGTTTAATTTGCATGCTTAAATTATGATGCTTTAGAAATGGTTATTACCATTAGCATCTTGGAGACGTTGCTAGCTCCAAAGACTTTGTGGACAGATGCGAACTTATGAGGCTCATGTGGGGAGAAGTACGGCGAAAATGGACATTCCTGAGCGCATCTACGGCGCAAAAGCTTGCAAGCTGCACAAGGAGTAATGGTGTTGAGGGTCCCATGAGGACCCGACATTGGTCTTCTGATGATTCCTGCCATCTGATGAGGCCAAGCATCTGCTTCTCTTTTGATCTTTTTCCCTATCTCTTCAAATCTCTCCCTAAACACAAGGAACTTAGGAAAAAATTTAGTTTTCACGAAAAAACATGAATATAGGACTATAAAAGGTAGAAAACAACAATATCCACCAGTTTGAGGGAATAAATCTAAAGAGAAAATGGGTTTCACTAATGAGATGTTCACTTTTTACCTTTCTCTTGACATTCAGGCATGCTCTCGGAGGATTGAGAGAAAAGAGAGAAAAGTAGAAAGAAACAAAAAGAGAGGTATTAAAGTCAAGTCTCTTAACGAGGATGTGAAGGAAGATAGCCGAATAAGGCTTTGAAGGCAAGTAAGATACCAAGTTTAAGATTTCGTGATCACGATATATATTCTACGAATGTGTATATGCGTCACAGCGTCAGTAATATATAGCTAGATATATAAGAAAAACTTGAGCTTGTAATTATTAGGGACAAATGTCTCACATCGGTAGTTGGAAGGGATGTTTAGTAATATATAAGATAGATGAGCCGCTCCAATTATCACCGATTGGTTTTAGGTTGGAAGTCCATCTAGCTTAACATGGTATCAGAGCCCGATCCACGCAGTTCAACCCGATCCACATCGACCCGGCCCAAAATTGGCCATCGATCCTTGCCCAAACATTCCGAGATTGACGTTTAAAGAGCCATCATCTCGAGGGGGCGTATTAGGGACAAATGTCCCACATCGGTAGTTGGAAGGAATCTTTAGTAATATATAAGATAGATGGACCGCTCCACTTATCACCAATTGGTTTTAGGTTGGAAGCTCATATAGCTTAACAGTAATAGAACTTTCTGATGGAGATGAAAAGGGTTTGGTAGCTCGAGTGTCTCTTTTAAGATGAAAACAACTGAAGGTATGTAGATAGTGAAGACTAAAAAGAGCTATATTTACTGCTTAAGCACGTGAACCCTGAGGGTTTTATTTTTATTTTTGATTTTAGAAACCTGTTATCACAGATAATTATAATCATATGAAATATATCCATGCATGTACTCATTCATTCATCGGCCAGGCAACAACAGATGGATTTAGTGCTTAATGCATACTATTAATTTTTTTGTTTTCCCTTGCCGCATGTGGACTTTTCTTCACGTTTATAGCAGACCCCTGCTTTAATTTCTTTAGTAATCAAATTTGCCTTCAGGTATAAATTAAAGTTTTATATTATGATTCCAAGTTTGCATCTAATTGTTTGTGGAATTTACGTTGTACATATATATATATATCTGCACGTACCGTTGAACCGGAATGGATACTTCAAATTGATCAACGATAGCTTAATAGATTTTAAAGTATAAACAATAGTAGAAAGTTGGTAAAAGATTTGGAAAACATATTGCTCGATGTACTGTCTATAAAAGAAAAGAGTGAATGAGAATGATAGTTTGATGATATTAAGATCTTAGAGCACTTTTATCCGGGGATACTAGAGGGTTTCTTAGCGTGTGGATCCCGCGTAGGACCCACTTTTTTTTAAGAAACCGGTTACAAAAACTACTAAATAGTAGTCGGTTCTTAAAGGGTTTCTTACACTGTTTGCGGGCTCCACTAACACGTGGCGGCTCACGATTGGTTCGTTTTTTCTTTTTTTTTTCTAAATTCAAAAAAAAAAAAAAAAAAATTAAGAAACCATGCTCTTAGTTCCTCGTCGAAATCTATATGAGCATATATGGATTGTTGTTTTGAAAATGAGTTACACATAATCACAGTTAAGTTTATAATATTAACGCATAACAGTAAACGAACTTCATGTTATCTACTGTTATACGTACAGCTACCATCTTTAGGCCCATCCATATATCCTCTCTAGGCCGCTGATAGGTACCAACATTTTATCAATTTTCCTCGTTCTGTATAGCTTACTCAAACCTCTTGGACCAAGAACACACGCACAACTGTCAATGGCGTAGATAGCTCTTGTGGTAAGAAAATATTTATCTGGGAGAAAAGGTTTTGTCTTTGATTTCAAATTCGAACTTTGTTAGAGAGAGAAGATTTATGTTTGATATCAAATAATTAGTATTCAATTATCTCCAAGTCCAATTCAAAATCGAATAGAAAGAAGAAGATTTCTTAAACTTTACGAAAGCTTTTGCACTTGTATATTCTTGTTTGACCCGTATTTTTAGCCTAAAACGATGCCCCCGTTGTACTTTCTTCTTCTTTGTAGTCGATTTAAGCCATTATGGTGTTAAACTTTAGAATTAGTAGAAAATATCATTTTATGTCAAATTAAGTAAATATACATATTTCGAGTTAAAGTGTCCACCTTTTTAAACACTTTTTTGAGACACTCAAAACTGAAAATTCGGAAATAAAAATAAATTTGGCTAAACGACATACTTAATCTAATAGATTACTTCAAAATTTTAAGAAATAATATAAATGGGTATAGATTTTCATATTGTTGAAAAGATCTTAAATCTTTTACTAAATATACCAGGTTAAGATCCGCGCATTGCGCGGGACGAACATTATATATATATAAATTATTTTATGTATTATATATTCTTTAATATATTATGAAATTATAAATATATATTTAATAATAAAAAGTCAGTAACTATTATTTATATAATTAACTTGGTGCGAACATATAAATAAATTTTATAATCCAAAAAAATATTTTTTTTATTTGATATGGTATATAATTAAATTTAAATGATAGTAACATATATATAGTATATTTTAATATTAACATTTATTAAATGATGTTTTCTATTCATATCATTTTTGATCATTTG
Proteins encoded in this window:
- the LOC106342058 gene encoding protein NRT1/ PTR FAMILY 5.1 isoform X3 — protein: MILLTMAVTVKSLRPTCANGVCNKASSLQIAFFYTSLYTIAIGAGGTKPNISTFGADQFDNYSFGEKKQKVSFFNWWMFSSFLGALFATLGLVYIQENLGWGLGYGIPTVGLLVSLVVFYIGTPFYRHKVIKSDNIAKDLVRVPIVAFKNRKLQCPSDILELHELDSHYYKSTGKHQVHHTPIFRFLDKAAIKTCSKESPCTVTKVEVAKRVLGLTLIWLVTLIPSTLWAQVNTLFVKQGTTLDRKLGSDFQIPAASLGSFVTLSMLVSVPMYDQYFVPFMRKKTGNPRGITILQRLGIGFVIQIVAVAVASAVEVKRMRVIKEFHITSPKEVVPMSIFWLLPQYSLLGIGDVFNAIGLLEFFYDQSPEEMQSLGTTFFTSGIGLGNFLNSFLVTMIDKITSKGGGKSWIGDNLNDSRLDYYYGFLVVISVVNMGLFLLAASKYVYKSDDTKEFCGGCVQMEAKALDTSPLTI
- the LOC106342058 gene encoding protein NRT1/ PTR FAMILY 5.1 isoform X2, with the translated sequence MAPSTSKAVPSSRPRPAVGRLAHSSSVYRYEAFERMAFYGIASNLVIYLTTRLHEDTISSVRNVNNWSGAVWITPIAGAYIADSYIGRFWTFTASSLIYVLGMILLTMAVTVKSLRPTCANGVCNKASSLQIAFFYTSLYTIAIGAGGTKPNISTFGADQFDNYSFGEKKQKVSFFNWWMFSSFLGALFATLGLVYIQENLGWGLGYGIPTVGLLVSLVVFYIGTPFYRHKVIKSDNIAKDLVRVPIVAFKNRKLQCPSDILELHELDSHYYKSTGKHQVHHTPIFRFLDKAAIKTCSKESPCTVTKVEVAKRVLGLTLIWLVTLIPSTLWAQVNTLFVKQGTTLDRKLGSDFQIPAASLGSFVTLSMLVSVPMYDQYFVPFMRKKTGNPRGITILQRLGIGFVIQIVAVAVASAVEVKRMRVIKEFHITSPKEVVPMSIFWLLPQYSLLGIGDVFNAIGLLEFFYDQSPEEMQSLGTTFFTSGIGLGNFLNSFLVTMIDKITSKGGGKSWIGDNLNDSRLDYYYGFLVVISVVNMGLFLLAASKYVYKSDDTKEFCGGCVQMEAKALDTSPLTI
- the LOC106342063 gene encoding LOB domain-containing protein 15, translating into MSRERERFEEIGKKIKREADAWPHQMAGIIRRPMSGPHGTLNTITPCAACKLLRRRCAQECPFSPYFSPHEPHKFASVHKVFGASNVSKMLMEVPENQRADAANSLVYEANVRLRDPVYGCMGAISALQHQVQALQAELTAVRSEILKYNQREAVATLIVPSNPQVAGFHNSGGVSVIAPQPQTPSTPPQPTAAHPPPPPSSCVFSQPTTRPLEYGDIESENNSYFG